The Vescimonas coprocola genome includes a window with the following:
- the ygfK gene encoding putative selenate reductase subunit YgfK has translation MSEKMYPIPFRSLMNWVVTEYADCGEIFGIHKAYRASGKSLPIFGERIETPFGPAAGPNSQLAQNIIAAYVAGARFFEVKTVQKMDGADLAACVPRPCILANDEGYNQEWSTELTVPQAMDEYIKAWCALKVLSKVYDLGDPDGFVFNMSVGYDLEGIKGEKVNTYIDGMMDARRTAIFGECKAVLKELFPAESDFIDAISPRVSGSVTVSTLHGCPPDEIERIASYLISEKHLHTFVKCNPTILGYETARRTLDAMGYDYIVFDEHHFNEDLQWADAVPMFQRLQKLADSCGLEFGLKLSNTFPVDTTRGELPNNEMYMSGRSLFPLTIEMCHRISRQFGGRMRISFAGGAEYFNCDKLFAAGIWPITVATTILKPGGYNRLLQMVEKVEALPYRPFSGTDTQAICDLSTASHTDFHHVKPIKPLPSRKSDKQVPWLDCFMAPCKGGCPIEQDIPEYVELVRKGLYGPALKLITEKNPLPFLTGTICAHRCQTKCSRNFYDESVRIRDTKLVAAERGYEALMASIRHPAKVAGKKAAIIGGGPTGIAAAYFLGRAGVETTIFEREQCLGGVPRHVIPAFRITNEAIQKDIALMEKYGVEVRCGAPAPSVAELKAMGYTHILYAVGAWKPGRLGIPGDVAGAIQWMKGVKAGNISVGGNVAVVGAGNTAMDAARLAKRSGAQHVTIVYRRTRKYMPADEHELALALADGVVFAELCAPVEQKDGVLRCEKMKLGEADASGRRSPVATGEYVDIPCDLVISAVGEQVDSDLLTSNGVEVDGKGRPAFRTNVEGVYAAGDARRGPATVVEGIADAAQFAEAVIGAPHTYDIPQQAYITKADAIAKKGILRMSGCTACEGERCLQCSTACENCADSCPNRANVVIAMADGSHQILHVDKMCNECGNCTQFCPYHSEPCHDKFTLFQTAEDMADSHNAGVLFLGGDRVKVRTFGEPKEYDLSGSNDLPAELEKLIVTVRDRYSYLFA, from the coding sequence ATGTCTGAAAAAATGTATCCCATCCCCTTCCGCTCTCTTATGAACTGGGTGGTCACCGAATACGCCGACTGCGGCGAGATCTTCGGCATCCACAAGGCCTATCGCGCCTCCGGCAAGAGTCTGCCCATCTTCGGTGAGCGCATCGAAACTCCCTTCGGCCCCGCCGCCGGCCCCAACAGCCAGCTGGCTCAGAACATCATCGCCGCCTATGTGGCCGGCGCACGGTTCTTCGAGGTCAAGACCGTCCAGAAGATGGACGGCGCCGATCTGGCCGCCTGCGTCCCCCGCCCTTGCATTCTGGCCAACGACGAGGGCTACAATCAGGAGTGGTCCACGGAGCTGACGGTGCCGCAGGCCATGGACGAGTACATCAAGGCCTGGTGCGCCCTGAAGGTTCTCAGCAAGGTCTACGATCTGGGCGATCCCGACGGCTTCGTGTTCAATATGTCCGTAGGCTACGATCTGGAGGGCATCAAGGGCGAGAAGGTGAACACCTACATCGACGGCATGATGGACGCCCGCCGTACCGCCATCTTCGGTGAGTGCAAGGCGGTTCTGAAGGAGCTGTTCCCGGCGGAGAGCGACTTCATCGACGCCATCTCCCCCCGTGTCTCCGGCAGCGTCACCGTCTCTACCCTCCACGGATGTCCTCCCGATGAGATCGAGCGCATTGCCAGCTATCTCATCTCCGAAAAGCACCTGCACACCTTCGTCAAATGCAACCCCACCATTCTGGGCTACGAGACTGCCCGGCGGACGCTGGACGCCATGGGCTATGACTACATCGTCTTTGACGAGCACCACTTCAACGAGGATCTCCAGTGGGCGGACGCCGTTCCCATGTTCCAGCGGCTCCAGAAGCTGGCGGACAGCTGCGGTCTGGAGTTCGGCCTGAAGCTCTCCAACACCTTCCCGGTGGACACCACCCGTGGTGAACTGCCCAACAACGAGATGTATATGTCCGGCCGGAGCCTGTTCCCCCTGACCATCGAGATGTGCCACCGCATCTCCCGGCAGTTCGGCGGCAGGATGCGGATCTCCTTCGCCGGCGGCGCCGAGTACTTCAACTGCGACAAGCTGTTTGCCGCTGGTATCTGGCCCATCACCGTGGCCACCACCATCCTCAAGCCCGGCGGCTACAACCGCCTGCTGCAAATGGTGGAGAAGGTGGAGGCTCTGCCCTACCGCCCCTTCTCCGGCACGGACACACAGGCCATCTGTGACCTGTCCACCGCCAGCCACACGGACTTCCACCACGTCAAGCCCATCAAGCCCCTGCCCAGCCGCAAGAGCGACAAGCAGGTGCCTTGGCTGGACTGCTTCATGGCTCCCTGCAAGGGCGGCTGTCCCATCGAGCAGGATATCCCCGAATATGTGGAGCTGGTCCGCAAGGGCCTGTACGGCCCGGCCCTGAAGCTCATCACCGAGAAGAACCCCCTGCCCTTCCTCACCGGCACCATCTGCGCCCACCGGTGCCAGACCAAGTGCTCCCGGAATTTCTACGACGAGTCCGTCCGTATCCGAGATACCAAGCTGGTGGCGGCGGAGCGTGGCTATGAGGCCCTGATGGCCTCCATCCGCCATCCCGCCAAGGTGGCGGGCAAGAAGGCCGCCATCATCGGCGGCGGCCCCACCGGCATCGCCGCCGCCTATTTCCTGGGCCGTGCCGGTGTCGAGACCACCATTTTCGAGCGGGAGCAGTGTCTGGGCGGTGTCCCCCGCCACGTGATCCCCGCCTTCCGCATCACCAACGAGGCCATCCAGAAGGACATCGCCCTGATGGAGAAGTACGGCGTGGAGGTCCGCTGCGGCGCTCCCGCCCCCTCCGTGGCGGAGCTGAAGGCCATGGGCTACACCCATATCCTCTATGCCGTGGGCGCATGGAAGCCCGGCCGGCTGGGCATCCCCGGCGATGTGGCCGGCGCCATCCAGTGGATGAAGGGCGTCAAGGCCGGGAACATCTCCGTGGGCGGCAATGTGGCCGTGGTGGGCGCCGGCAATACCGCCATGGATGCGGCCCGTCTGGCCAAGCGCAGCGGCGCCCAGCACGTCACCATCGTCTATCGCCGCACCAGGAAGTATATGCCCGCCGACGAGCATGAGTTGGCGCTGGCGCTGGCGGACGGTGTGGTCTTTGCCGAGCTGTGCGCCCCGGTGGAGCAGAAGGATGGCGTGCTGCGCTGCGAGAAGATGAAGCTGGGCGAGGCGGATGCCTCCGGCCGCCGCAGCCCCGTGGCCACCGGTGAATATGTGGACATCCCCTGCGATCTGGTGATCTCCGCCGTGGGCGAGCAGGTGGACAGCGACCTCCTGACCTCCAACGGCGTGGAGGTGGACGGCAAGGGCCGCCCCGCCTTCCGAACCAATGTGGAGGGCGTGTACGCCGCCGGTGACGCCCGCCGTGGCCCCGCTACGGTGGTGGAGGGCATTGCCGACGCCGCACAGTTCGCCGAGGCAGTCATCGGCGCTCCCCATACCTACGATATCCCCCAGCAGGCCTACATCACCAAGGCCGACGCCATCGCCAAGAAGGGTATCCTGCGGATGAGCGGCTGCACCGCCTGCGAGGGTGAGCGCTGCCTCCAGTGCTCCACCGCCTGCGAAAACTGTGCCGACTCCTGCCCCAACCGGGCCAACGTGGTCATTGCCATGGCCGACGGCAGCCACCAGATCCTGCACGTGGACAAGATGTGCAACGAGTGCGGCAACTGCACCCAGTTCTGCCCCTACCACTCCGAGCCCTGCCACGATAAGTTCACCCTCTTCCAGACAGCGGAGGATATGGCGGATTCCCACAACGCCGGTGTCCTGTTCCTGGGCGGCGACCGGGTGAAGGTGCGTACCTTCGGGGAGCCCAAGGAGTACGACCTCTCCGGCAGCAACGACCTGCCTGCGGAGCTGGAAAAGCTCATCGTCACCGTCCGTGACCGGTACAGCTATCTGTTTGCGTAA
- the ssnA gene encoding putative aminohydrolase SsnA codes for MNLVINGRLITRDTEGKGYYEHGAVAYEGSKIVEVGEESALRQKYPDAHCIDAKGGVIMPALINAHTHIYSALARGLSIVGNNPTNFYEVLDGTWWAIDRKLMMDGTRASATALYMDSIKQGVTTIFDHHASYGEIPGTLHTIAEESKRLGLRSCLCYEVSDRDGEEKCLQAIQENADFITECEKNKDPMLAAMFGGHALFTISDKTFDRMVAANNGRTGYHIHVSEGMNDVYDSLQNYGRRPIQRLQDHGILGDKTILGHCIHVNTAEMEIIQHTNTMVVNNPESNMGNAIGICPVIQLHKRGILLGMGTDAYTNDMLESIKVALCSQRSQNCLPNVGWCEVTDMLFRNNAKIGEKYFPTTLGVLKAGAAADIIVMDYKPFTPFSDENIDGHMIFGMTGRQCQTTIAGGKVLMQDRVLVGIDEEAENAHILEAAKKLWGDLNHRTY; via the coding sequence ATGAATCTGGTCATCAACGGCAGACTCATCACCCGTGACACGGAGGGCAAGGGCTATTACGAGCATGGTGCCGTGGCCTACGAGGGCAGCAAGATCGTGGAGGTAGGTGAGGAGAGCGCCCTACGTCAGAAGTACCCCGACGCCCACTGCATCGATGCCAAGGGCGGCGTCATCATGCCCGCCCTCATCAACGCCCACACCCACATCTACTCCGCTCTGGCGAGAGGTCTGTCCATCGTGGGCAACAATCCCACCAACTTCTATGAGGTACTGGACGGTACATGGTGGGCCATCGACCGCAAGCTGATGATGGACGGCACACGGGCCAGCGCCACGGCTCTGTACATGGACTCCATCAAGCAGGGTGTCACCACCATCTTCGACCACCACGCCTCCTATGGCGAGATTCCCGGCACCCTCCACACCATCGCCGAGGAGTCCAAGCGTCTGGGCCTGCGCTCCTGTCTGTGCTATGAGGTCTCCGACCGGGACGGCGAGGAGAAGTGCCTGCAGGCCATTCAGGAGAACGCCGACTTTATCACCGAGTGTGAGAAGAACAAGGACCCCATGCTGGCGGCCATGTTCGGCGGCCACGCCCTGTTCACCATCAGCGACAAGACCTTCGACCGGATGGTGGCCGCCAACAACGGCCGCACCGGCTACCACATCCATGTATCTGAGGGCATGAACGATGTGTATGATTCCCTGCAGAACTACGGCCGCCGCCCCATCCAGCGGCTGCAGGACCACGGTATTCTGGGGGACAAGACCATTCTGGGCCATTGCATCCACGTCAACACCGCCGAGATGGAGATCATCCAGCACACCAACACCATGGTGGTGAATAACCCGGAGAGCAACATGGGCAACGCCATCGGCATCTGCCCGGTGATCCAGCTGCACAAGCGGGGCATCCTGCTGGGCATGGGTACCGATGCCTATACCAACGATATGCTGGAGTCCATCAAGGTGGCCCTGTGCTCCCAGCGGAGCCAGAACTGCCTGCCCAACGTGGGCTGGTGCGAGGTGACGGATATGCTGTTCCGCAACAACGCCAAAATCGGTGAGAAGTACTTCCCCACCACGCTGGGCGTGCTGAAGGCCGGCGCAGCGGCGGACATTATCGTCATGGACTATAAGCCCTTCACCCCCTTCTCCGACGAGAACATCGACGGCCACATGATCTTCGGCATGACCGGCCGCCAGTGCCAGACCACCATCGCAGGCGGCAAGGTGCTGATGCAGGACCGTGTGCTGGTGGGCATCGACGAGGAGGCAGAGAACGCCCACATTCTGGAAGCCGCCAAAAAGCTGTGGGGTGACCTGAACCACAGAACGTATTGA
- the upp gene encoding uracil phosphoribosyltransferase yields the protein MSNQFPTLHIVDHPLVQHKLSVMRDKNTSVKDFRALVGEIAMLLTYEATRDLPMTTRTIETPICSYEAPVLAGKKLAIVPILRAGLGFEDGILTLVPSARVAHIGMYRDEETLEPHFYFLKYPKDIAGRDVLIVDPMLATGGSADMAITKMKELGCKNIKLMILVAAPEGVKFIYERHPDVDIYCAALDDHLNENGYIVPGLGDAGDRIFGTK from the coding sequence ATGAGCAATCAGTTTCCCACCCTGCACATTGTGGACCATCCCCTGGTGCAGCACAAGCTGTCGGTGATGCGTGACAAGAACACCAGCGTGAAGGACTTCCGGGCACTGGTGGGCGAGATCGCCATGCTGCTGACCTACGAGGCCACCCGTGACCTGCCCATGACCACCCGGACCATCGAGACCCCCATCTGCTCCTACGAGGCGCCTGTGCTGGCAGGCAAGAAGCTGGCCATCGTCCCCATCCTGCGGGCCGGACTGGGCTTTGAGGACGGCATCCTGACGCTGGTTCCCTCCGCCCGTGTGGCCCACATCGGCATGTACCGGGATGAGGAGACGCTGGAGCCCCACTTCTACTTCCTGAAGTACCCCAAGGACATCGCCGGCCGTGACGTGCTGATCGTGGATCCCATGCTGGCCACCGGCGGCAGCGCCGACATGGCCATCACCAAGATGAAGGAGCTGGGCTGCAAGAACATCAAGCTGATGATCCTGGTGGCAGCCCCGGAGGGCGTGAAATTCATCTATGAGCGCCACCCCGATGTGGACATCTACTGCGCTGCGCTGGACGACCACCTGAACGAGAACGGCTACATCGTCCCCGGTCTGGGCGACGCCGGCGACCGCATCTTCGGCACCAAGTAA
- the tsaB gene encoding tRNA (adenosine(37)-N6)-threonylcarbamoyltransferase complex dimerization subunit type 1 TsaB codes for MKILALETSAKSVSAAVTDGGVVRAYTYQNTGLTHSRTLMPLVDAMLRESEQSLSDMDLLAVAAGPGSFTGLRIGVSTLKGLAWAADKPCCGVSTLEAMAQNLRHMDGLIVCSMDARRSQVYNAVFAAEGGQLTRLTPDRAIALSQLAEELQNDPRPKLVVGDGAALCSGFLSEAGIPCRMAPAQLVMQNAVGVALAAEEMAARGETVSARDLVPVYLRLSQAERERLAKGLKITLD; via the coding sequence TTGAAAATACTGGCTCTGGAAACCTCTGCCAAAAGCGTATCCGCTGCCGTGACCGACGGCGGCGTGGTGCGGGCCTATACTTATCAGAACACCGGCCTCACCCACAGCCGTACCCTGATGCCGCTGGTGGACGCCATGCTGCGGGAGAGCGAGCAGTCGCTGTCGGACATGGACCTGCTGGCAGTGGCGGCGGGGCCGGGAAGCTTCACCGGCCTGCGGATCGGGGTATCGACCCTGAAGGGGCTGGCCTGGGCGGCGGACAAGCCCTGCTGCGGTGTGTCCACGCTGGAGGCCATGGCCCAGAACCTGCGGCACATGGATGGCCTCATCGTCTGTTCCATGGACGCCCGGCGCAGTCAGGTCTATAACGCCGTATTCGCCGCCGAAGGCGGACAGCTCACCCGGCTGACCCCCGACCGGGCCATCGCCCTGTCCCAGCTGGCGGAGGAGCTGCAAAACGATCCCCGGCCCAAGCTGGTGGTGGGGGACGGCGCCGCTCTGTGCAGCGGCTTTCTCTCCGAGGCGGGCATCCCCTGCCGCATGGCCCCGGCCCAGCTGGTGATGCAGAACGCCGTGGGCGTGGCGTTGGCGGCGGAGGAGATGGCCGCCCGTGGCGAAACGGTATCCGCCCGTGATCTGGTTCCGGTCTACCTGCGGCTGAGTCAGGCGGAGCGGGAGCGGCTGGCCAAGGGCCTGAAGATCACTTTGGACTGA
- the tsaE gene encoding tRNA (adenosine(37)-N6)-threonylcarbamoyltransferase complex ATPase subunit type 1 TsaE, which translates to MEHLTHSAAETEALGCRLGCALAPGTVIAYRGGLGMGKTAFTRGLARGLDCRDRVTSPTFTIVNEYQGRIPLFHFDMYRLPDADALFDIGWEDYLDRGGVCAVEWSENVAEALPEDTVWVDIRRLEGEDNGRCITITGVTGF; encoded by the coding sequence ATGGAGCATCTCACCCACAGCGCCGCCGAGACGGAGGCGCTGGGCTGTCGGCTGGGCTGCGCCCTGGCCCCCGGCACCGTCATCGCCTACCGTGGCGGGCTGGGCATGGGCAAGACCGCCTTCACCCGTGGTCTGGCCCGTGGGCTGGATTGCCGGGACCGGGTCACCAGCCCCACCTTCACCATCGTCAACGAGTATCAGGGGCGCATCCCCCTGTTCCACTTCGATATGTACCGCCTGCCGGATGCCGACGCTCTCTTTGATATCGGGTGGGAGGACTATCTGGACCGGGGCGGCGTGTGCGCCGTGGAGTGGAGTGAGAACGTGGCCGAGGCCCTGCCGGAGGACACCGTGTGGGTGGACATCCGCCGGCTGGAGGGCGAGGACAACGGACGGTGCATCACCATAACGGGGGTGACGGGATTTTGA
- the rsmA gene encoding 16S rRNA (adenine(1518)-N(6)/adenine(1519)-N(6))-dimethyltransferase RsmA → MNLCDRNEIQELLRRHGFRFSKSMGQNFLIESWVPEDIAAASGADRQTGVLEIGPGIGPLTQQLARRAGKVVSVELDRRLYPVLRETMADFDNFTLLEGDAMKLPLRQTVKEQFSGLRPILCANLPYNITTPFLTACVEAQCFDSLTVLIQKEVAQRICAAPGTADYGAFTLLMQYYTQPELLFTVSNTCFLPAPKVTSAVIHCRSRKAPPVEVCSREMLFRTVRAGFALRRKTLVNSLQTAFPLPKERLTEIVAACGLDPSVRGERLGLAEYARLADALAAEKEG, encoded by the coding sequence ATGAACCTGTGTGACCGCAATGAGATACAGGAGCTGCTGCGGCGTCACGGCTTCCGTTTTTCCAAATCCATGGGGCAGAACTTCCTCATTGAAAGCTGGGTGCCGGAGGATATCGCCGCCGCCAGCGGCGCCGACCGACAGACCGGCGTGCTGGAGATCGGTCCCGGCATCGGCCCCCTGACCCAGCAGCTGGCCCGGCGGGCGGGGAAGGTAGTCTCCGTGGAGCTGGATCGTCGGCTCTATCCCGTGCTGCGGGAGACTATGGCGGACTTTGACAACTTCACCCTGCTGGAGGGGGATGCCATGAAGCTGCCCCTACGGCAGACGGTGAAAGAGCAGTTTTCCGGTCTACGGCCCATTCTGTGTGCCAATCTGCCCTATAACATCACCACACCTTTCCTTACCGCCTGCGTGGAGGCCCAGTGCTTCGACAGTCTGACGGTGCTGATCCAGAAGGAGGTGGCCCAGCGCATCTGCGCTGCCCCCGGTACGGCGGACTACGGGGCCTTTACCCTGCTGATGCAGTACTATACCCAGCCGGAGCTGCTGTTCACCGTTTCCAACACCTGCTTCCTGCCGGCCCCCAAGGTCACCTCGGCGGTGATCCACTGCCGCAGCCGCAAGGCTCCGCCGGTGGAGGTGTGCTCCAGGGAGATGCTGTTCCGCACCGTCCGGGCGGGCTTTGCCCTGCGGCGCAAGACATTGGTGAACTCCTTGCAGACGGCCTTCCCCCTGCCCAAGGAGCGGCTGACGGAGATCGTCGCTGCCTGCGGGCTGGATCCCTCTGTGCGGGGAGAGCGGCTGGGGCTGGCGGAATATGCCCGGCTGGCGGATGCGCTGGCGGCGGAAAAGGAGGGGTGA
- a CDS encoding YesL family protein: MFRSLFDPNSAFSRGMERVWTLVVLNVLWVLCSLPVVTIGPSTAALYQVLGKVIQGEDSHTARKFFAAWRENFKCALLVWLPMLAVLVLCGFDLYFAVLNDRFLWKLLAVFALQLAAVELTFVFPLMARYQNTWRSHMKNAMLVGVGNLPRMLLIWLIWAVPVGACLVFPWLRLYLSLVWLLIGYSSLSYVTALLLRPVFRRLEQPKDDPKKDGTDAS; this comes from the coding sequence ATGTTTCGCTCGTTGTTTGATCCCAACAGCGCCTTCTCCCGTGGCATGGAGCGGGTGTGGACGCTGGTGGTGCTGAATGTGCTGTGGGTGTTGTGCTCTCTGCCGGTGGTGACCATAGGCCCCTCCACAGCGGCGCTGTATCAGGTGCTGGGGAAAGTGATACAGGGGGAGGACAGCCACACGGCGAGAAAATTTTTCGCCGCATGGCGGGAGAACTTCAAGTGTGCCCTGCTGGTATGGCTGCCCATGCTGGCGGTGCTGGTTCTGTGCGGCTTTGATCTGTACTTCGCCGTTCTGAACGATCGGTTTTTGTGGAAGCTGCTGGCGGTATTCGCCTTGCAGCTGGCGGCAGTGGAGCTGACGTTTGTGTTTCCCCTGATGGCCCGGTATCAGAACACGTGGCGCAGCCACATGAAAAATGCCATGCTGGTGGGGGTGGGGAACCTGCCACGGATGCTGCTGATCTGGCTGATCTGGGCGGTGCCGGTGGGGGCGTGTCTGGTGTTCCCGTGGCTGCGGCTGTATCTGAGCCTTGTGTGGCTGCTGATCGGGTACAGCAGTCTCAGCTATGTGACGGCTCTGCTGCTGCGGCCGGTGTTCCGGCGGCTGGAGCAGCCCAAGGATGACCCGAAGAAGGACGGGACGGATGCGTCCTGA
- the scfA gene encoding six-cysteine ranthipeptide SCIFF — MKHIQTIETRDLCQSAKNGGCGECQTSCQSACKTSCGIANQACEKKNND; from the coding sequence ATGAAGCACATTCAGACCATTGAGACCCGTGACCTCTGCCAGAGCGCCAAGAACGGCGGCTGCGGCGAGTGCCAGACCTCCTGCCAGTCTGCCTGCAAGACCAGCTGCGGTATTGCCAATCAGGCTTGCGAGAAGAAGAACAACGACTGA
- the scfB gene encoding thioether cross-link-forming SCIFF peptide maturase — protein sequence MIHQYKLGDLCVVLDVCSGSVHAVDEVAYDMIAGFETQERETLVEALAEKYRDREDVTRPELEECYDQLLALKDAGKLFTEDTFAPMAGELKARTSGVIKALCLHVAHTCNLNCSYCFASQGKYHGDRALMSYEVGKQALDFLMDHSGTRHNLEVDFFGGEPLMNFDVVKRLVAYARSVEKERGKHFRFTLTTNGVLIDDDVIDFANREMSNVVLSLDGRKEVHDRYRVDYAGNGSWEKIVPKFQKLVQARQGKNYYMRGTFTHANPDFLKDIQTMLDLGFTELSMEPVVAAPGDPAALTEADKEIVMQQYEELARLMLQRDKEGRPFTFYHYMIDLKGGPCIYKRISGCGSGTEYMAVTPWGDLYPCHQFVGDEKFKLGNIWDGVENHAVQAEFAGCNVYAREECRDCWARLYCSGGCAANAYHATGSVRGVYADGCDLFRKRMECAIAVAVARELGTE from the coding sequence ATGATACATCAATATAAGCTGGGTGACCTGTGCGTGGTGCTGGATGTGTGCTCCGGCTCCGTCCACGCCGTGGACGAGGTGGCCTATGACATGATCGCCGGGTTCGAGACGCAGGAGCGGGAGACGCTGGTGGAAGCGCTGGCGGAGAAGTACCGGGATCGGGAGGATGTGACCCGGCCGGAGCTGGAGGAGTGCTACGATCAGCTGCTGGCGCTGAAGGATGCGGGGAAGCTTTTCACCGAGGACACCTTCGCCCCCATGGCCGGGGAGCTGAAGGCCCGTACCTCCGGAGTCATCAAGGCATTGTGCCTCCATGTGGCCCACACCTGCAACCTCAACTGCTCCTACTGCTTCGCCAGTCAGGGCAAGTACCACGGCGACCGGGCGCTGATGAGCTATGAGGTGGGCAAGCAGGCGCTGGACTTCCTCATGGATCATTCCGGTACCCGGCACAATCTGGAGGTAGACTTCTTCGGCGGTGAGCCGCTGATGAATTTCGACGTGGTGAAGCGGCTGGTGGCCTATGCACGCAGCGTGGAGAAGGAGCGGGGCAAGCACTTCCGCTTTACCCTGACCACCAATGGGGTGCTCATCGACGACGACGTCATCGACTTCGCCAACCGGGAGATGAGCAATGTGGTGCTGAGTCTGGACGGCCGCAAGGAGGTCCATGACCGCTACCGGGTGGACTATGCAGGAAACGGCAGCTGGGAGAAGATCGTTCCCAAGTTCCAGAAGCTGGTGCAGGCCCGGCAGGGGAAGAACTACTATATGCGGGGGACCTTCACCCATGCAAACCCCGACTTTTTGAAGGACATCCAGACCATGCTGGATCTGGGCTTCACGGAGCTGAGCATGGAGCCGGTGGTGGCTGCCCCCGGTGATCCGGCGGCCCTGACGGAGGCGGACAAGGAAATCGTCATGCAGCAGTATGAGGAGCTGGCCCGACTGATGCTGCAGCGGGACAAGGAGGGACGGCCCTTCACCTTCTACCATTACATGATCGACCTCAAGGGCGGCCCCTGTATTTATAAGCGCATCTCCGGCTGCGGCTCCGGTACGGAGTACATGGCCGTGACTCCTTGGGGCGACCTGTACCCCTGTCACCAGTTCGTGGGCGACGAGAAATTCAAGCTTGGCAATATCTGGGACGGGGTGGAGAACCATGCCGTGCAGGCGGAGTTTGCCGGGTGCAACGTGTATGCACGGGAGGAGTGCCGGGACTGCTGGGCACGGCTCTATTGCTCCGGAGGCTGCGCTGCCAACGCCTATCATGCCACCGGCTCCGTCCGGGGCGTATACGCCGACGGCTGCGATCTGTTCCGCAAGCGCATGGAGTGTGCCATCGCCGTGGCGGTGGCCCGTGAGCTGGGGACGGAATGA
- a CDS encoding Orn/Lys/Arg family decarboxylase, with protein sequence MSTPICDFVRRYAGGGAVRLHMPGHKGCGPLGFEALDITEIDGADDLFHPEGIIARSEENAGAIFGAHTLYATGGSTLCIQAMVQLLAVYARSRGQRPLLLAGRNAHKAFVNAAALLDVPVRWLCPAAGETYYSGAVTPEQLERELACSREPVTAVYLTCPDYLGELPDVAALATVCRRAGVLLAVDNAHGAYLKFLSPSRHPMDLGADLCCDSAHKTLPVVTGGAYLHIAHQAPELLHRQAKASMGLWGSSSPSYLILQSLDAANELLADYPEKLQALLPQLESLRRRLAAQGWELLSGEPLKVTLCPKGYGYTGSEVAAALERDGIYPEFYDPDHVVLMVSPQNDPSDLWRLEKALTALPRRAAIRQGPPPMPRLEQAVTPHEAMLSPWEEVPLAACCGRISAAGVLGCPPAVPVVLCGQRIDAAAVEVLRYYDFHRCAVLTE encoded by the coding sequence ATGAGTACCCCTATCTGCGATTTCGTCCGCCGCTACGCCGGCGGCGGGGCCGTGCGGCTGCATATGCCCGGCCACAAGGGCTGCGGCCCGCTGGGCTTCGAGGCACTGGACATCACGGAGATAGACGGCGCTGACGATCTGTTTCACCCGGAGGGCATTATCGCCCGGAGCGAGGAGAACGCCGGAGCCATCTTTGGAGCACACACCCTGTACGCCACCGGAGGCTCCACCCTGTGCATCCAGGCCATGGTGCAGCTGCTGGCGGTATATGCACGCAGTCGGGGGCAGAGGCCCCTGCTGCTGGCGGGACGCAATGCCCACAAGGCATTCGTCAATGCCGCCGCTCTGCTGGACGTGCCGGTGCGCTGGCTCTGTCCGGCAGCGGGAGAGACCTATTACAGCGGGGCCGTGACCCCGGAGCAGCTGGAGCGGGAGCTGGCTTGCAGCCGGGAGCCGGTGACGGCGGTGTATCTCACCTGCCCGGACTATCTGGGGGAGCTGCCGGATGTGGCGGCGTTGGCGACGGTGTGCCGCCGGGCTGGGGTGCTGCTGGCGGTGGACAATGCCCACGGGGCATATCTGAAATTCCTGTCCCCCTCCCGGCATCCCATGGATCTGGGAGCAGACCTGTGCTGCGACTCCGCCCATAAGACGCTGCCGGTGGTCACGGGCGGGGCGTATCTGCACATCGCCCATCAGGCCCCGGAGCTGCTGCACCGGCAGGCCAAGGCGTCCATGGGGCTGTGGGGCTCCAGCAGCCCGTCGTATCTGATCTTGCAGTCGCTGGACGCTGCCAACGAGCTGTTGGCGGACTATCCGGAGAAGCTGCAAGCGCTGCTGCCGCAGCTGGAGAGTCTGCGTCGTCGGCTGGCGGCGCAGGGATGGGAGCTTCTCTCCGGCGAGCCGCTGAAGGTGACGCTGTGTCCCAAAGGGTACGGCTACACCGGCTCGGAGGTGGCGGCGGCACTGGAGAGAGACGGCATCTACCCGGAGTTTTACGACCCGGATCATGTGGTGCTGATGGTATCGCCCCAGAACGACCCGTCAGATCTGTGGCGGCTGGAGAAGGCGCTGACGGCGCTGCCCCGAAGGGCAGCCATCCGGCAGGGGCCGCCCCCCATGCCTCGGCTGGAACAGGCGGTGACGCCCCATGAGGCCATGCTCTCCCCATGGGAGGAGGTGCCGCTGGCGGCGTGCTGCGGCCGTATCTCCGCTGCAGGAGTACTGGGCTGTCCCCCGGCGGTGCCGGTGGTGCTGTGCGGCCAGCGGATAGATGCGGCGGCGGTGGAGGTGTTGCGCTATTACGACTTTCACCGGTGCGCTGTACTGACGGAATAA